Proteins from one Mercurialis annua linkage group LG7, ddMerAnnu1.2, whole genome shotgun sequence genomic window:
- the LOC126654637 gene encoding histone H4 produces the protein MSGRGKGGKGLGKGGAKRHRKVLRDNIQGITKPAIRRLARRGGVKRISGLIYEETRGVLKIFLENVIRDAVTYTEHARRKTVTAMDVVYALKRQGRTLYGFGG, from the coding sequence ATGTCAGGAAGAGGAAAGGGAGGCAAGGGATTAGGAAAGGGAGGAGCAAAACGACACCGTAAGGTGCTAAGAGATAACATCCAAGGCATCACCAAGCCGGCTATTCGCCGGTTAGCCAGACGTGGCGGAGTGAAGCGTATCAGCGGTTTGATCTACGAGGAGACACGTGGCGTCCTGAAGATATTTCTGGAGAATGTGATTCGTGACGCTGTGACGTACACTGAGCATGCGAGGAGGAAGACTGTTACGGCCATGGATGTCGTTTATGCTTTGAAAAGACAGGGAAGGACTCTTTATGGATTTGGTGGTTga
- the LOC126655170 gene encoding calmodulin-binding transcription activator 3 isoform X1, which produces MADSARRHPLGNQLEIQQILVEAQHRWLRPAEICEILRNHDQFRIAPEPPHLPPSGSLFLFDRKVLRYFRKDGHTWRKKKDGKTVKEAHERLKSGSIDVLHCYYAHGEQNESFQRRSYWMLEEELSHIVLVHYREVKGNRTNFNRIKQNEDATARHQETEDSLPNSEMDTSVSSNFHHDSNQVPAQTTDTVSMTSAQASEYEDAESVYNHQATSGFHAFLEMHQPATENINAGLSNHHDPGLISSNYQEKLPAVRRREFVSEVDKTEETNQAALAYQPQKHFDLPSREDVLENYAPGTETSTFQHPFSSQALPAGIIPKQEEEILRQLFTYNLDKKQEPWSHLPVQREWNTFEGASSHFSKRVVDQKFHPDLTYDFSTASSREKEFTSGDLLNTLDRLETREGDHPVQHDVQPQLSNTEYNMTLEGKSICSLAAKQHLFDHSLSGEGLKKLDSFNRWMSKELGDVNASHVHSTSAAYWDAVESENVMDVAKIPSQMHLDTYVLGPSLSNHQLFSIIDFSPNWTYIGSEVKVFVTGRFLNDREEAENLKWSCMFGEVEVQADVIADGVLCCQTPLNKAGTVPFYVTCSDRVACSEVREFEFRLGHIQDMNINENYSNSTSSVHLHMRFGKFLSLSSAPVPEFDTSDIGQSSQLSNKISSFLKEDTDEWDQLLNLTTEGVSLERVKEEFLQKLLKDKLHVWLLQKAAEGGKGPSVLDEGGQGVLHFAAALGYDWALEPTIIAGVSVNFRDANGWTALHWAASCGRERTVASLILLGAAPGVLTDPTPKYPDGRTPADLASAEGHKGIAGYLAESALSAHLSSLNLDKQDNDKAEISGAKSAQIVPAHMTSISNEDLPSGQSLKDSLAAVCNATQTAARIHQVFRVQSFQKKQFKEIGGDKFGISNERALSLIGVKANKQGQNDEPVHAAAVRIQNKFRGWKGRKEFLIIRQRIVKIQAHVRGHQVRKNYRKIVWSVGIVEKVILRWRRKRSGLRGFKSEALTEGPSKTDTMSKEEDDDFFKEGRKQTEARSKIALARVKSMHQNPEARDQYRRLLNVVNEIQENKAVPNNNTDSEAMAEFDDLIDLDALLDDDTFMHVAS; this is translated from the exons ATGGCAGACTCAGCAAGACGCCACCCTCTCGGTAACCAGCTAG AGATTCAGCAAATACTTGTCGAAGCACAGCATAGATGGCTACGACCAGCTGAAATTTGTGAAATTCTTCGCAATCATGACCAATTCCGTATTGCTCCTGAGCCTCCACATCTGCCACCTA GTGGTTCACTTTTCCTTTTTGATCGCAAGGTGCTAAGATACTTCAGAAAAGATGGCCATACCTGGaggaaaaagaaagatggaaaGACAGTGAAAGAAGCTCATGAGAGGCTCAAG TCTGGAAGCATAGATGTTTTGCATTGCTACTATGCCCATGGAGAACAAAATGAAAGCTTTCAAAGACGCAGTTACTGGATGCTCGAAGA GGAACTTTCTCACATAGTACTTGTCCACTATCGAGAAGTAAAG GGAAACAGGACAAACTTTAACCGCATTAAACAGAATGAAGATGCTACTGCTCGTCACCAAGAGACTGAAGATTCTTTACCCAATTCTGAGATGGACACCTCTGTTTCATCCAATTTTCATCATGATAGTAATCAGGTACCTGCACAAACTACAGACACAGTAAGCATGACAAGTGCTCAGGCATCTGAATATGAAGATGCTGAATCAG TGTATAATCACCAAGCAACTTCTGGATTTCATGCTTTTCTTGAGATGCATCAACCTGCAACAGAGAATATTAATGCTGGCCTTTCTAATCATCATGATCCTGGGTTGATTTCAA GTAATTATCAAGAGAAGCTGCCAGCCGTTCGTAGAAGGGAGTTTGTTTCTGAGGTGGATAAAACTGAAGAGACCAATCAGGCTGCATTAGCATATCAGCCCCAGAAACATTTTGACTTACCCTCACGGGAGGACGTATTAGAAAATTATGCTCCTGGTACTGAAACTTCAACATTTCAGCATCCATTTTCCTCACAAGCTCTTCCTGCAGGAATCATTCCTAAACAGGAAGAGGAAATTCTGAGACAGCTTTTTACCTATAATTTGGATAAAAAGCAGGAGCCTTGGAGTCATTTACCAGTTCAGAGAGAGTGGAAT ACGTTTGAAGGTGCTTCTTCACATTTCTCAAAAAGAGTCGTAGATCAAAAGTTTCATCCAGACTTGACATATGACTTCAGTACGGCTAGTTCTCGTGAAAAAGAATTTACTAGTGGTGATTTACTCAATACACTGGATCGTTTAGAAACACGAGAGGGTGATCATCCTGTACAACATGATGTTCAACCTCAGCTTTCAAATACAGAGTATAACATGACCCTCGAGGGAAAGTCCATATGCTCTTTAGCGGCCAAGCAGCATCTGTTTGATCATTCTCTATCCGGAGAAGGTCTAAAGAAGCTTGATAGTTTCAACCGATGGATGAGCAAGGAACTCGGAGATGTTAATGCATCACATGTGCATTCCACTTCTGCGGCCTATTGGGATGCAGTTGAAAGTGAGAACGTGATGGACGTTGCCAAAATTCCTTCTCAAATGCACTTGGATACCTATGTACTGGGGCCTTCTCTCTCCAACCACCAGCTTTTTAGCATTATTGATTTTTCACCAAACTGGACATATATAGGCTCAGAGGTTAAG GTTTTCGTCACTGGACGATTCTTAAATGATCGAGAAGAAgcagaaaatttaaaatggtcATGTATGTTTGGGGAAGTTGAAGTTCAAGCTGACGTTATAGCTGATGGTGTTCTTTGTTGTCAGACTCCTTTAAACAAGGCTGGGACAGTTCCTTTCTATGTTACCTGTTCAGATAGGGTAGCATGTAGTGAAGTGCGTGAATTTGAATTCCGACTCGGCCATATCCAAGATATGAACATCAATGAAAATTATAGCAACAGCACTAGTAGTGTACATCTTCACATGCGATTTGGGAAATTTTTGTCTCTTAGTTCTGCCCCTGTTCCGGAATTCGACACTAGTGATATTGGCCAATCCTCCCAATTGAGCAACAAAATCAGTTCATTTCTCAAAGAGGATACTGATGAATGGGATCAACTGTTAAATCTTACTACAGAAGGAGTTTCCTTGGAAAGAGTTAAGGAAGAATTTCTTCAAAAGCTACTCAAAGACAAGTTACACGTTTGGCTCTTACAGAAGGCAGCTGAGGGTGGAAAAGGCCCTAGTGTATTGGATGAAGGTGGTCAGGGAGTGCTGCATTTTGCAGCTGCTCTTGGATATGACTGGGCCCTTGAACCTACAATAATTGCAGGTGTAAGTGTCAACTTCCGTGATGCAAATGGATGGACTGCACTGCACTGGGCAGCATCTTGTGGCAG AGAGCGCACAGTTGCATCCCTCATTCTTCTTGGCGCAGCTCCTGGAGTATTAACAGATCCAACTCCCAAATACCCTGATGGTAGAACACCTGCTGACCTAGCTTCTGCTGAAGGACACAAAGGCATTGCTGGTTATCTCGCAGAATCTGCTCTGAGTGCTCATCTTTCTTCTCTTAATCTGGATAAGCAAGATAATGATAAGGCAGAAATATCCGGAGCAAAATCAGCGCAGATAGTTCCAGCTCATATGACAAGTATTAGTAATGAGGACTTGCCATCTGGGCAGTCATTGAAGGACTCGTTAGCTGCTGTTTGTAATGCTACGCAAACAGCTGCTCGCATTCACCAAGTCTTTAGGGTACAATCCTTCCAAAAGAAGCAATTTAAAGAGATTGGTGGTGATAAATTTGGAATATCAAATGAACGCGCTCTTTCACTGATTGGGGTCAAGGCAAACAAGCAGGGACAGAATGACGAGCCAGTGCATGCTGCTGCAGTACGGATTCAAAATAAGTTCCGTGGTTGGAAGGGTAGAAAGGAATTCTTGATAATTCGGCAGCGAATTGTCAAAATTCAG GCCCATGTGAGAGGCCACCAGGTCAGGAAAAACTATAGAAAGATAGTATGGTCGGTGGGAATAGTGGAAAAAGTGATTTTGCGGTGGAGACGAAAACGAAGTGGCTTGCGTGGATTTAAATCAGAAGCACTTACCGAGGGTCCCAGCAAAACAGATACAATGTCAAAAGAGGAGGATGATGATTTCTTTAAAGAAGGCAGAAAGCAAACAGAAGCAAGATCAAAGATAGCCCTTGCAAGGGTGAAATCCATGCACCAAAATCCCGAGGCAAGAGATCAATATCGCAGGCTGCTAAATGTTGTGAACGAAATCCAGGAAAATAAG GCTGTGCCCAACAACAATACCGATTCTGAAGCAATGGCGGAGTTTGATGATCTGATTGACCTTGATGCCTTACTGGATGACGACACTTTCATGCATGTAGCTTCTTGA
- the LOC126655170 gene encoding calmodulin-binding transcription activator 3 isoform X2, with protein MLYDQLFFATGGSLFLFDRKVLRYFRKDGHTWRKKKDGKTVKEAHERLKSGSIDVLHCYYAHGEQNESFQRRSYWMLEEELSHIVLVHYREVKGNRTNFNRIKQNEDATARHQETEDSLPNSEMDTSVSSNFHHDSNQVPAQTTDTVSMTSAQASEYEDAESVYNHQATSGFHAFLEMHQPATENINAGLSNHHDPGLISSNYQEKLPAVRRREFVSEVDKTEETNQAALAYQPQKHFDLPSREDVLENYAPGTETSTFQHPFSSQALPAGIIPKQEEEILRQLFTYNLDKKQEPWSHLPVQREWNTFEGASSHFSKRVVDQKFHPDLTYDFSTASSREKEFTSGDLLNTLDRLETREGDHPVQHDVQPQLSNTEYNMTLEGKSICSLAAKQHLFDHSLSGEGLKKLDSFNRWMSKELGDVNASHVHSTSAAYWDAVESENVMDVAKIPSQMHLDTYVLGPSLSNHQLFSIIDFSPNWTYIGSEVKVFVTGRFLNDREEAENLKWSCMFGEVEVQADVIADGVLCCQTPLNKAGTVPFYVTCSDRVACSEVREFEFRLGHIQDMNINENYSNSTSSVHLHMRFGKFLSLSSAPVPEFDTSDIGQSSQLSNKISSFLKEDTDEWDQLLNLTTEGVSLERVKEEFLQKLLKDKLHVWLLQKAAEGGKGPSVLDEGGQGVLHFAAALGYDWALEPTIIAGVSVNFRDANGWTALHWAASCGRERTVASLILLGAAPGVLTDPTPKYPDGRTPADLASAEGHKGIAGYLAESALSAHLSSLNLDKQDNDKAEISGAKSAQIVPAHMTSISNEDLPSGQSLKDSLAAVCNATQTAARIHQVFRVQSFQKKQFKEIGGDKFGISNERALSLIGVKANKQGQNDEPVHAAAVRIQNKFRGWKGRKEFLIIRQRIVKIQAHVRGHQVRKNYRKIVWSVGIVEKVILRWRRKRSGLRGFKSEALTEGPSKTDTMSKEEDDDFFKEGRKQTEARSKIALARVKSMHQNPEARDQYRRLLNVVNEIQENKAVPNNNTDSEAMAEFDDLIDLDALLDDDTFMHVAS; from the exons ATGCTCTATGACCAGCTATTCTTTGCAACAG GTGGTTCACTTTTCCTTTTTGATCGCAAGGTGCTAAGATACTTCAGAAAAGATGGCCATACCTGGaggaaaaagaaagatggaaaGACAGTGAAAGAAGCTCATGAGAGGCTCAAG TCTGGAAGCATAGATGTTTTGCATTGCTACTATGCCCATGGAGAACAAAATGAAAGCTTTCAAAGACGCAGTTACTGGATGCTCGAAGA GGAACTTTCTCACATAGTACTTGTCCACTATCGAGAAGTAAAG GGAAACAGGACAAACTTTAACCGCATTAAACAGAATGAAGATGCTACTGCTCGTCACCAAGAGACTGAAGATTCTTTACCCAATTCTGAGATGGACACCTCTGTTTCATCCAATTTTCATCATGATAGTAATCAGGTACCTGCACAAACTACAGACACAGTAAGCATGACAAGTGCTCAGGCATCTGAATATGAAGATGCTGAATCAG TGTATAATCACCAAGCAACTTCTGGATTTCATGCTTTTCTTGAGATGCATCAACCTGCAACAGAGAATATTAATGCTGGCCTTTCTAATCATCATGATCCTGGGTTGATTTCAA GTAATTATCAAGAGAAGCTGCCAGCCGTTCGTAGAAGGGAGTTTGTTTCTGAGGTGGATAAAACTGAAGAGACCAATCAGGCTGCATTAGCATATCAGCCCCAGAAACATTTTGACTTACCCTCACGGGAGGACGTATTAGAAAATTATGCTCCTGGTACTGAAACTTCAACATTTCAGCATCCATTTTCCTCACAAGCTCTTCCTGCAGGAATCATTCCTAAACAGGAAGAGGAAATTCTGAGACAGCTTTTTACCTATAATTTGGATAAAAAGCAGGAGCCTTGGAGTCATTTACCAGTTCAGAGAGAGTGGAAT ACGTTTGAAGGTGCTTCTTCACATTTCTCAAAAAGAGTCGTAGATCAAAAGTTTCATCCAGACTTGACATATGACTTCAGTACGGCTAGTTCTCGTGAAAAAGAATTTACTAGTGGTGATTTACTCAATACACTGGATCGTTTAGAAACACGAGAGGGTGATCATCCTGTACAACATGATGTTCAACCTCAGCTTTCAAATACAGAGTATAACATGACCCTCGAGGGAAAGTCCATATGCTCTTTAGCGGCCAAGCAGCATCTGTTTGATCATTCTCTATCCGGAGAAGGTCTAAAGAAGCTTGATAGTTTCAACCGATGGATGAGCAAGGAACTCGGAGATGTTAATGCATCACATGTGCATTCCACTTCTGCGGCCTATTGGGATGCAGTTGAAAGTGAGAACGTGATGGACGTTGCCAAAATTCCTTCTCAAATGCACTTGGATACCTATGTACTGGGGCCTTCTCTCTCCAACCACCAGCTTTTTAGCATTATTGATTTTTCACCAAACTGGACATATATAGGCTCAGAGGTTAAG GTTTTCGTCACTGGACGATTCTTAAATGATCGAGAAGAAgcagaaaatttaaaatggtcATGTATGTTTGGGGAAGTTGAAGTTCAAGCTGACGTTATAGCTGATGGTGTTCTTTGTTGTCAGACTCCTTTAAACAAGGCTGGGACAGTTCCTTTCTATGTTACCTGTTCAGATAGGGTAGCATGTAGTGAAGTGCGTGAATTTGAATTCCGACTCGGCCATATCCAAGATATGAACATCAATGAAAATTATAGCAACAGCACTAGTAGTGTACATCTTCACATGCGATTTGGGAAATTTTTGTCTCTTAGTTCTGCCCCTGTTCCGGAATTCGACACTAGTGATATTGGCCAATCCTCCCAATTGAGCAACAAAATCAGTTCATTTCTCAAAGAGGATACTGATGAATGGGATCAACTGTTAAATCTTACTACAGAAGGAGTTTCCTTGGAAAGAGTTAAGGAAGAATTTCTTCAAAAGCTACTCAAAGACAAGTTACACGTTTGGCTCTTACAGAAGGCAGCTGAGGGTGGAAAAGGCCCTAGTGTATTGGATGAAGGTGGTCAGGGAGTGCTGCATTTTGCAGCTGCTCTTGGATATGACTGGGCCCTTGAACCTACAATAATTGCAGGTGTAAGTGTCAACTTCCGTGATGCAAATGGATGGACTGCACTGCACTGGGCAGCATCTTGTGGCAG AGAGCGCACAGTTGCATCCCTCATTCTTCTTGGCGCAGCTCCTGGAGTATTAACAGATCCAACTCCCAAATACCCTGATGGTAGAACACCTGCTGACCTAGCTTCTGCTGAAGGACACAAAGGCATTGCTGGTTATCTCGCAGAATCTGCTCTGAGTGCTCATCTTTCTTCTCTTAATCTGGATAAGCAAGATAATGATAAGGCAGAAATATCCGGAGCAAAATCAGCGCAGATAGTTCCAGCTCATATGACAAGTATTAGTAATGAGGACTTGCCATCTGGGCAGTCATTGAAGGACTCGTTAGCTGCTGTTTGTAATGCTACGCAAACAGCTGCTCGCATTCACCAAGTCTTTAGGGTACAATCCTTCCAAAAGAAGCAATTTAAAGAGATTGGTGGTGATAAATTTGGAATATCAAATGAACGCGCTCTTTCACTGATTGGGGTCAAGGCAAACAAGCAGGGACAGAATGACGAGCCAGTGCATGCTGCTGCAGTACGGATTCAAAATAAGTTCCGTGGTTGGAAGGGTAGAAAGGAATTCTTGATAATTCGGCAGCGAATTGTCAAAATTCAG GCCCATGTGAGAGGCCACCAGGTCAGGAAAAACTATAGAAAGATAGTATGGTCGGTGGGAATAGTGGAAAAAGTGATTTTGCGGTGGAGACGAAAACGAAGTGGCTTGCGTGGATTTAAATCAGAAGCACTTACCGAGGGTCCCAGCAAAACAGATACAATGTCAAAAGAGGAGGATGATGATTTCTTTAAAGAAGGCAGAAAGCAAACAGAAGCAAGATCAAAGATAGCCCTTGCAAGGGTGAAATCCATGCACCAAAATCCCGAGGCAAGAGATCAATATCGCAGGCTGCTAAATGTTGTGAACGAAATCCAGGAAAATAAG GCTGTGCCCAACAACAATACCGATTCTGAAGCAATGGCGGAGTTTGATGATCTGATTGACCTTGATGCCTTACTGGATGACGACACTTTCATGCATGTAGCTTCTTGA
- the LOC126655170 gene encoding calmodulin-binding transcription activator 3 isoform X3 has product MRGSRELSHIVLVHYREVKGNRTNFNRIKQNEDATARHQETEDSLPNSEMDTSVSSNFHHDSNQVPAQTTDTVSMTSAQASEYEDAESVYNHQATSGFHAFLEMHQPATENINAGLSNHHDPGLISSNYQEKLPAVRRREFVSEVDKTEETNQAALAYQPQKHFDLPSREDVLENYAPGTETSTFQHPFSSQALPAGIIPKQEEEILRQLFTYNLDKKQEPWSHLPVQREWNTFEGASSHFSKRVVDQKFHPDLTYDFSTASSREKEFTSGDLLNTLDRLETREGDHPVQHDVQPQLSNTEYNMTLEGKSICSLAAKQHLFDHSLSGEGLKKLDSFNRWMSKELGDVNASHVHSTSAAYWDAVESENVMDVAKIPSQMHLDTYVLGPSLSNHQLFSIIDFSPNWTYIGSEVKVFVTGRFLNDREEAENLKWSCMFGEVEVQADVIADGVLCCQTPLNKAGTVPFYVTCSDRVACSEVREFEFRLGHIQDMNINENYSNSTSSVHLHMRFGKFLSLSSAPVPEFDTSDIGQSSQLSNKISSFLKEDTDEWDQLLNLTTEGVSLERVKEEFLQKLLKDKLHVWLLQKAAEGGKGPSVLDEGGQGVLHFAAALGYDWALEPTIIAGVSVNFRDANGWTALHWAASCGRERTVASLILLGAAPGVLTDPTPKYPDGRTPADLASAEGHKGIAGYLAESALSAHLSSLNLDKQDNDKAEISGAKSAQIVPAHMTSISNEDLPSGQSLKDSLAAVCNATQTAARIHQVFRVQSFQKKQFKEIGGDKFGISNERALSLIGVKANKQGQNDEPVHAAAVRIQNKFRGWKGRKEFLIIRQRIVKIQAHVRGHQVRKNYRKIVWSVGIVEKVILRWRRKRSGLRGFKSEALTEGPSKTDTMSKEEDDDFFKEGRKQTEARSKIALARVKSMHQNPEARDQYRRLLNVVNEIQENKAVPNNNTDSEAMAEFDDLIDLDALLDDDTFMHVAS; this is encoded by the exons ATGAGAGGCTCAAG GGAACTTTCTCACATAGTACTTGTCCACTATCGAGAAGTAAAG GGAAACAGGACAAACTTTAACCGCATTAAACAGAATGAAGATGCTACTGCTCGTCACCAAGAGACTGAAGATTCTTTACCCAATTCTGAGATGGACACCTCTGTTTCATCCAATTTTCATCATGATAGTAATCAGGTACCTGCACAAACTACAGACACAGTAAGCATGACAAGTGCTCAGGCATCTGAATATGAAGATGCTGAATCAG TGTATAATCACCAAGCAACTTCTGGATTTCATGCTTTTCTTGAGATGCATCAACCTGCAACAGAGAATATTAATGCTGGCCTTTCTAATCATCATGATCCTGGGTTGATTTCAA GTAATTATCAAGAGAAGCTGCCAGCCGTTCGTAGAAGGGAGTTTGTTTCTGAGGTGGATAAAACTGAAGAGACCAATCAGGCTGCATTAGCATATCAGCCCCAGAAACATTTTGACTTACCCTCACGGGAGGACGTATTAGAAAATTATGCTCCTGGTACTGAAACTTCAACATTTCAGCATCCATTTTCCTCACAAGCTCTTCCTGCAGGAATCATTCCTAAACAGGAAGAGGAAATTCTGAGACAGCTTTTTACCTATAATTTGGATAAAAAGCAGGAGCCTTGGAGTCATTTACCAGTTCAGAGAGAGTGGAAT ACGTTTGAAGGTGCTTCTTCACATTTCTCAAAAAGAGTCGTAGATCAAAAGTTTCATCCAGACTTGACATATGACTTCAGTACGGCTAGTTCTCGTGAAAAAGAATTTACTAGTGGTGATTTACTCAATACACTGGATCGTTTAGAAACACGAGAGGGTGATCATCCTGTACAACATGATGTTCAACCTCAGCTTTCAAATACAGAGTATAACATGACCCTCGAGGGAAAGTCCATATGCTCTTTAGCGGCCAAGCAGCATCTGTTTGATCATTCTCTATCCGGAGAAGGTCTAAAGAAGCTTGATAGTTTCAACCGATGGATGAGCAAGGAACTCGGAGATGTTAATGCATCACATGTGCATTCCACTTCTGCGGCCTATTGGGATGCAGTTGAAAGTGAGAACGTGATGGACGTTGCCAAAATTCCTTCTCAAATGCACTTGGATACCTATGTACTGGGGCCTTCTCTCTCCAACCACCAGCTTTTTAGCATTATTGATTTTTCACCAAACTGGACATATATAGGCTCAGAGGTTAAG GTTTTCGTCACTGGACGATTCTTAAATGATCGAGAAGAAgcagaaaatttaaaatggtcATGTATGTTTGGGGAAGTTGAAGTTCAAGCTGACGTTATAGCTGATGGTGTTCTTTGTTGTCAGACTCCTTTAAACAAGGCTGGGACAGTTCCTTTCTATGTTACCTGTTCAGATAGGGTAGCATGTAGTGAAGTGCGTGAATTTGAATTCCGACTCGGCCATATCCAAGATATGAACATCAATGAAAATTATAGCAACAGCACTAGTAGTGTACATCTTCACATGCGATTTGGGAAATTTTTGTCTCTTAGTTCTGCCCCTGTTCCGGAATTCGACACTAGTGATATTGGCCAATCCTCCCAATTGAGCAACAAAATCAGTTCATTTCTCAAAGAGGATACTGATGAATGGGATCAACTGTTAAATCTTACTACAGAAGGAGTTTCCTTGGAAAGAGTTAAGGAAGAATTTCTTCAAAAGCTACTCAAAGACAAGTTACACGTTTGGCTCTTACAGAAGGCAGCTGAGGGTGGAAAAGGCCCTAGTGTATTGGATGAAGGTGGTCAGGGAGTGCTGCATTTTGCAGCTGCTCTTGGATATGACTGGGCCCTTGAACCTACAATAATTGCAGGTGTAAGTGTCAACTTCCGTGATGCAAATGGATGGACTGCACTGCACTGGGCAGCATCTTGTGGCAG AGAGCGCACAGTTGCATCCCTCATTCTTCTTGGCGCAGCTCCTGGAGTATTAACAGATCCAACTCCCAAATACCCTGATGGTAGAACACCTGCTGACCTAGCTTCTGCTGAAGGACACAAAGGCATTGCTGGTTATCTCGCAGAATCTGCTCTGAGTGCTCATCTTTCTTCTCTTAATCTGGATAAGCAAGATAATGATAAGGCAGAAATATCCGGAGCAAAATCAGCGCAGATAGTTCCAGCTCATATGACAAGTATTAGTAATGAGGACTTGCCATCTGGGCAGTCATTGAAGGACTCGTTAGCTGCTGTTTGTAATGCTACGCAAACAGCTGCTCGCATTCACCAAGTCTTTAGGGTACAATCCTTCCAAAAGAAGCAATTTAAAGAGATTGGTGGTGATAAATTTGGAATATCAAATGAACGCGCTCTTTCACTGATTGGGGTCAAGGCAAACAAGCAGGGACAGAATGACGAGCCAGTGCATGCTGCTGCAGTACGGATTCAAAATAAGTTCCGTGGTTGGAAGGGTAGAAAGGAATTCTTGATAATTCGGCAGCGAATTGTCAAAATTCAG GCCCATGTGAGAGGCCACCAGGTCAGGAAAAACTATAGAAAGATAGTATGGTCGGTGGGAATAGTGGAAAAAGTGATTTTGCGGTGGAGACGAAAACGAAGTGGCTTGCGTGGATTTAAATCAGAAGCACTTACCGAGGGTCCCAGCAAAACAGATACAATGTCAAAAGAGGAGGATGATGATTTCTTTAAAGAAGGCAGAAAGCAAACAGAAGCAAGATCAAAGATAGCCCTTGCAAGGGTGAAATCCATGCACCAAAATCCCGAGGCAAGAGATCAATATCGCAGGCTGCTAAATGTTGTGAACGAAATCCAGGAAAATAAG GCTGTGCCCAACAACAATACCGATTCTGAAGCAATGGCGGAGTTTGATGATCTGATTGACCTTGATGCCTTACTGGATGACGACACTTTCATGCATGTAGCTTCTTGA
- the LOC126656408 gene encoding ubiquitin carboxyl-terminal hydrolase 3, which produces MGAAGSKLEKALGDQFPEGERYFGLENFGNTCYCNSVLQALYFCVPFREQLLEYYANNKSIGDAEENLLTCLADLFTQISSQKKKTGVIAPKRFVQRLKKQNELFRSYMHQDAHEFLNFLLNELVDILEKEAQATKSDPETASAPEKIANGLKNGQVNGISKEPFVTWVHKNFQGILTNETRCLQCETVTARDETFFDLSLDIEQNSSITSCLKNFSSTETLNAEDKFFCDKCCSLQEAQKRMKIKKPPHILVIHLKRFKYIEQLSRYKKLSYRVVFPLELKLSNTMEDSDIEYSLFAVVVHVGSGPNHGHYVSLVKSHNHWLFFDDENVEMIDESAVQTFFGSSQEYSSNTDHGYILFYESLGASSKS; this is translated from the exons ATGGGCGCAGCAGGGTCGAAACTCGAGAAAGCACTAGGCGACCAGTTTCCTGAAGGCGAACGATATTTTGGCCTTGAAAATTTTGGCAATACCTGTTACTGCAATAGCGTTTTGCAG GCACTTTATTTTTGTGTACCATTTCGAGAACAGTTACTAGAATATTATGCAAATAATAAAAGTATTGGGGATGCTGAAGAGAATCTTTTGACATGCTTGGCGGACTTGTTTACACAG ATAAGTTCACAGAAGAAGAAAACGGGTGTCATTGCTCCAAAGCGCTTCGTACAGAGATTGAAAAAACAGAATGAGCTTTTTCGTAGCTATATGCACCAG GATGCTcatgaatttttgaattttttgctaAATGAACTTGTCGACATACTGGAGAAAGAGGCCCAAGCTACCAAAAGTGATCCGGAAACTGCGTCTGCACCTGAAAAGATTGCAAATGGGCTTAAGAATGGTCAGGTGAATGGCATTTCAAAGGAGCCTTTTGTTACATGGGTGCACAAAAATTTTCAG GGTATTCTTACCAATGAGACAAGGTGCCTGCAGTGTGAGACTGTTACAGCAAGAGATGAGACATTTTTCGACTTAAGCCTTGATATTGAACAGAATAGCTCAATAACGAGCTGTTTGAAAAATTTTAGTTCCACAGAGACTTTGAATGCGGAGGACAAGTTTTTCTGCGACAAGTGCTGCAG TTTGCAAGAAGCCCAGAAGAGGATGAAGATAAAGAAACCCCCTCACATATTGGTCATCCATCTAAAGAGGTTCAAATACATTGAGCAGCTGAGTCGATACAAGAAGCTATCTTATCGGGTTGTCTTCCCTCTTGAGCTGAAGCTCAGTAACACAATGGAAGATTCAGATATTGAGTACTCATTGTTTGCAGTAGTTGTTCATGTTGGGAGTGGGCCTAATCATGGACACTATGTGAGCCTTGTGAAAAGCCATAATCACTGGCTGTTTTTTGATGACGAAAATGTCGAGATGATTGACGAGTCTGCAGTTCAAACTTTTTTTGGGTCATCTCAGGAATATTCAAGTAATACAGATCACGGTTACATTTTGTTTTATGAGAGCCTTGGTGCCAGTAGCAAGAGTTGA